A genome region from Labilibaculum antarcticum includes the following:
- a CDS encoding helix-turn-helix transcriptional regulator has product MSRSTFYRKFKALSGENAADYIRKIRLHKAVGLLQKKELNIQQISLEVGFQSTSHFRTKFKEYFGSTPSEYA; this is encoded by the coding sequence ATGAGTCGGTCTACTTTTTATCGGAAATTTAAAGCACTGAGTGGAGAAAATGCAGCAGATTATATTCGAAAAATCAGATTACACAAAGCAGTCGGACTTTTACAAAAAAAAGAGCTCAACATTCAACAAATTAGTTTGGAAGTCGGTTTCCAAAGTACGTCTCATTTCCGAACTAAGTTTAAAGAGTATTTTGGCAGTACCCCTTCAGAGTATGCATAA
- a CDS encoding family 43 glycosylhydrolase — protein sequence MLTVKRNLFTFTLFLFVGILSANAQNPLVTHMFTADPTARVFNGKLYVYPSSDTYPPAGREAEFPRFCMPGYHAFSLENGSTWKDHGWILKENDVPWGEKDTYAMWAPDCIEKDGKYYYYYPAKPKNDKAFRRIGVGVSDNPTGPFKWEKSFIKEVTGIDPGLLLDDDNKAYLFFGGGHELYAAPLKDNMKEVAAKPILIEGLPAGYKEGSFPFKKDSIYYLTFAHVFPDEGYTIGYATSKKPLGPYTYQGKIMDNINNGTNHHSVVKYNDQWILFYHSWDISGYNKLRSIRADYMTFKKDGTIKKVIPTLRGIGTPQVNDTIQVDRYNEISGAKTAFVGGNEPNGWMVCDAKMMSYVRFNRVKFDGAIKIKARVASGQRNGSFEIRLNNLKGKLVAEFPINYTDGWNSWKTIETDIKEPITGTHDLVVVFKSDWGNTKSVNLNWLLLQ from the coding sequence ATGCTTACAGTTAAAAGAAATTTATTCACATTCACCCTATTCCTATTTGTCGGAATTTTAAGTGCGAATGCGCAAAACCCACTAGTTACTCACATGTTTACTGCCGACCCAACGGCTCGTGTTTTTAATGGTAAATTATATGTTTATCCTTCAAGCGACACTTATCCTCCTGCGGGAAGAGAAGCAGAGTTCCCTCGCTTTTGTATGCCGGGATATCATGCGTTTTCGTTAGAAAATGGATCTACCTGGAAAGATCATGGCTGGATTCTTAAAGAAAATGATGTGCCTTGGGGCGAAAAAGATACCTACGCAATGTGGGCTCCTGATTGTATTGAAAAAGATGGAAAATATTATTATTACTATCCTGCGAAACCAAAAAACGATAAGGCTTTTAGACGAATTGGCGTAGGAGTTTCTGACAATCCAACGGGTCCATTTAAATGGGAGAAAAGTTTCATAAAAGAGGTGACTGGTATTGACCCTGGTTTGCTTTTGGATGACGATAACAAAGCCTATTTGTTTTTTGGAGGCGGACATGAATTATATGCTGCTCCCCTAAAAGATAACATGAAAGAAGTCGCGGCTAAACCTATTCTAATAGAAGGTTTACCTGCCGGATATAAAGAAGGATCGTTCCCTTTCAAAAAAGACAGCATTTACTATTTAACTTTTGCTCATGTATTTCCTGATGAAGGCTATACCATTGGTTATGCAACAAGCAAGAAGCCATTGGGACCTTATACGTATCAAGGAAAAATAATGGACAATATTAATAATGGAACCAATCATCATTCAGTTGTTAAGTATAATGATCAGTGGATTCTGTTTTACCATTCCTGGGATATTAGTGGTTATAATAAACTTCGTTCCATACGAGCAGATTACATGACTTTCAAAAAAGATGGAACCATAAAGAAAGTAATCCCTACCCTACGTGGAATCGGAACTCCTCAGGTGAATGATACAATTCAGGTTGACAGATACAACGAAATATCAGGTGCTAAAACAGCTTTTGTAGGTGGTAATGAGCCTAACGGATGGATGGTTTGTGATGCTAAAATGATGAGTTATGTGAGATTTAATCGTGTAAAATTCGATGGTGCAATCAAAATTAAGGCACGCGTAGCTAGCGGACAAAGAAATGGAAGTTTCGAAATTAGGTTGAATAATCTAAAAGGTAAACTAGTTGCTGAATTTCCAATTAACTATACCGATGGATGGAACTCTTGGAAAACTATTGAAACAGATATTAAAGAACCAATTACCGGAACTCATGATCTTGTTGTTGTATTTAAATCAGACTGGGGAAATACGAAATCAGTTAATCTAAACTGGTTATTGCTTCAATAA
- a CDS encoding alpha/beta hydrolase: protein MKKATILSLLITISLSAFCQSNIIKLWPNQIPNSQKSNEKEIIESTGIIRISKVQNPTLEVFLPAKNNANGQAVVICPGGGYGILAYDWEGTDIAKWLNSKGIAAFVLKYRLPQSKSVIESNKAPLQDAIRALKTVRYNADKYNISKDKIGVMGFSAGGHLASTLGTHYNESMYTSVDAIDTVSARPDFMALIYPVISMKDGITHKGSRRNLLGDSPSDEMINYFSNELKVTKDTPPTFLIHASDDNAVPVQNSLLMYQALISNGVYTEMHIYPKGGHGFSFGFQREHVSSWTDLFCTWMQSIPEKYSQL, encoded by the coding sequence ATGAAAAAAGCTACAATCCTTTCCTTACTGATTACAATTTCACTGTCTGCTTTCTGTCAAAGTAACATCATAAAATTATGGCCAAATCAAATTCCAAACAGCCAGAAATCAAATGAAAAGGAAATCATAGAATCTACAGGTATTATTAGGATTTCTAAGGTACAAAACCCCACATTGGAAGTGTTTCTGCCCGCAAAAAATAATGCAAACGGACAAGCTGTTGTTATTTGTCCGGGTGGTGGCTATGGCATATTGGCTTACGACTGGGAAGGAACTGACATTGCCAAATGGTTGAATTCAAAAGGGATTGCTGCCTTTGTTTTAAAATACAGATTGCCTCAATCTAAATCAGTAATCGAAAGTAACAAAGCTCCTTTACAGGATGCTATCAGAGCATTAAAAACGGTGCGATACAATGCTGATAAATACAATATTAGTAAAGATAAAATTGGAGTTATGGGCTTTTCGGCTGGCGGACATCTGGCCTCTACTCTTGGCACACATTACAACGAATCAATGTATACTTCTGTTGATGCAATTGATACGGTGAGCGCCCGACCCGATTTTATGGCTTTAATTTATCCGGTAATTAGTATGAAAGATGGTATTACTCATAAAGGTTCACGACGAAATTTATTGGGAGACTCTCCTTCGGATGAGATGATCAATTACTTTTCGAATGAGTTAAAAGTTACTAAAGATACGCCCCCAACATTTTTGATTCATGCTTCGGATGATAATGCCGTTCCTGTTCAAAACAGCCTTCTGATGTATCAAGCATTAATCAGCAATGGCGTTTATACCGAAATGCACATTTATCCGAAAGGTGGTCATGGCTTCTCGTTTGGTTTCCAAAGAGAACATGTTAGCTCTTGGACGGATCTGTTTTGCACCTGGATGCAATCCATTCCTGAAAAATATTCCCAATTGTAA
- a CDS encoding RagB/SusD family nutrient uptake outer membrane protein yields MNTKYIYTLMFFFLTLSLFSCNEDFLDKQPSDAISSGTFWKTETDAQMALAGVYSNLQQNFFSNNTLAKWNAGPQIQQGWEEATDNAYGSRDNGFRDILTGIMNPDGENQRAIKGLYAASYVIINGCNEFLDNIDNVSATEEKKNVWKGEALFIRSYAYYYLAATYGDVPLRLEASTVENQYTAKSTQAEVFAQILNDLDTAIGYLPSAAYDGHVKEEAALVLKAKVLLYTKDYANAAIAAKAVIDGGKYQLSPKYDDIFLDASQNNNPEIIFSIKMAGTPGESSFWSAQIIIGFWGNMYPTIDLANAYECTDGESINESALFEANDPMANRDPRMAATIYYGNWNTLTEIKSASGYSFVKGISPAVIETLTQPTDDGTDYVHLRYADVLLMYAEAKIEANNIDQSVLDAINMVRARAYGVDYTDTANYPEVTSTDQNALRAKVRNERRVELTLENSRYFDLKRWEIAEEVLNGFDGDPISNRVFLPKHNKWPLPQDALDKNPELVQNPDYL; encoded by the coding sequence ATGAATACAAAATACATTTACACTCTTATGTTTTTCTTCCTTACTTTAAGCTTATTTAGCTGCAATGAGGATTTTCTGGACAAGCAACCAAGCGATGCTATATCTAGCGGAACTTTTTGGAAAACTGAGACCGATGCTCAAATGGCACTGGCAGGGGTTTATAGTAATCTGCAACAAAACTTTTTTTCGAACAATACGCTAGCCAAATGGAATGCTGGGCCTCAAATACAACAAGGTTGGGAAGAGGCAACCGATAATGCTTATGGTTCACGCGATAATGGATTCCGTGATATTTTAACGGGTATAATGAATCCTGACGGAGAAAATCAACGTGCTATTAAAGGTTTATACGCTGCGTCATATGTTATAATAAATGGGTGTAACGAATTTTTAGATAATATTGACAATGTTTCTGCTACTGAAGAAAAAAAGAATGTGTGGAAAGGTGAGGCTCTGTTTATTCGTTCGTACGCTTACTATTACCTTGCTGCAACTTATGGTGATGTTCCATTGCGACTGGAGGCGAGTACCGTAGAAAATCAATATACAGCCAAAAGTACCCAGGCAGAAGTATTTGCTCAAATATTGAATGATTTGGATACTGCAATCGGTTACCTTCCATCTGCTGCTTACGATGGACATGTGAAAGAGGAAGCTGCTCTGGTTTTAAAAGCGAAAGTACTACTTTATACCAAAGATTATGCGAATGCTGCAATTGCTGCAAAAGCGGTTATTGATGGAGGTAAGTACCAGTTGTCGCCAAAATACGACGATATATTCCTTGATGCGAGTCAGAATAATAATCCAGAGATCATTTTTTCAATAAAAATGGCTGGAACCCCTGGTGAAAGTTCATTCTGGTCAGCACAGATAATCATTGGATTCTGGGGCAATATGTATCCAACAATAGATTTAGCTAATGCATACGAGTGTACTGATGGAGAGTCAATAAATGAATCTGCTTTATTTGAGGCTAACGATCCCATGGCCAACAGAGATCCTCGCATGGCTGCGACTATTTATTATGGAAATTGGAATACATTGACTGAAATTAAATCCGCTTCCGGGTACTCGTTTGTTAAAGGGATATCTCCTGCTGTAATTGAAACTTTAACTCAGCCAACAGATGATGGAACAGATTACGTACATCTTCGTTATGCTGATGTATTACTAATGTATGCTGAAGCAAAAATAGAGGCGAACAATATTGATCAATCAGTATTGGATGCTATTAATATGGTAAGAGCCAGAGCATATGGTGTTGACTATACCGACACAGCTAATTATCCTGAAGTAACATCTACCGATCAAAATGCACTGCGTGCAAAAGTTCGTAACGAACGACGCGTTGAATTGACACTTGAAAACAGTAGATATTTCGATTTAAAGCGTTGGGAGATAGCTGAAGAGGTTTTAAATGGATTTGATGGTGATCCGATATCAAATCGTGTGTTTTTACCAAAGCACAACAAATGGCCTTTGCCACAGGATGCTTTAGATAAAAACCCGGAATTAGTGCAAAATCCAGATTATTTATAG
- a CDS encoding TonB-dependent receptor yields MKKLIKCYDELFSFHLRKLFRIIKLTCFVVMLTSLQLSATPSFALTETTFTVVKSSLSDFFDFLEETTEYKVFYDASEIDLSKEVDLIKSDAPIEKVLEVAFNGTSYTYELVDRHVIIKNNKKGNLQDKSSMQNTSVNGNVVDSKGLSLPGVTIIKKGTTEGTVSNIDGDYTLANISEGDVLVFSFVGMISKEIKITNQNEINVTLDYDAIGLEEVIAIGYGVQKKANMTGAVSMVANEAIERRPVQNAAQALQGQVPGLVISQSSGIPGAEGLNMTIRGLNSFGSGNSPLVLIDGVEGNLADLDPSVIESVNVLKDASSAAIYGLKAANGVLLIQTKTGGKDEITVSYEGSYAISKPTMLPEMITNSVDYMNLYNRSLINSQGSATGGYPDEVIQAYGNANGNPLYPNTDWTNLVLKNGSVKRQNIGINGTSGKTSYNLSVSSWNQEGMVVETDYNKYNFFMNFKTAVTDKIDVGGSFMGLSSDRKGPDGDWGSSLLETWRARPTWGPYTADGSGHYAGKAFSGSTNDPDGLIFDEGFTRENPMISIYGENGFSEEKYNFNGNLFAKISLLDNLVFEAKGAYKFDFTRSKNQELQQDEYNFRTGEYNRTTRDPSRIDVGNSYSKLVTFFSTLTYNASIQNHDFKIMAGYSQEERKYEFTNSTRFGVASKILTELNGAGTDNQLTSGTTTESSVRSGFSRFNYALNDKYLFEVNLRVDASSKFAEGNRVGVFPSLSVGWRLESEPFIQKFDFIHQLKLRASWGQLGNDGSNNYPYQSRYAFGNYDAGNYVSTHTSGSHGYPFGSSITSGVVLENLTNADITWETTTITDIGLDFSTTNGLFTANVDYYKKVTTDILRQLQVSIGSGTGGPQVNSGEMKNEGWDIVLGHNNKIGEVSYHLGTNFSWYKNELVSYGAAEIGDQTINEEGQPYNDYYMWEADGYFNTQADIDNAPTQPKTPYLGGIRLKDNTGDGVVDRDDRIHIDGKHPDLLYGVNLSAKYKNFELGTFWQGVVGKKTYRWNHGVEPFNQDGNTPKVWFTDSWTADNTNAKLPAVYNESLSNYSASNYTNSFWLQNTSYFRMKNITLSYSIPKSIVERIKLKSALLYFSGDNLLTFSDDNIFDVDPEINNSFTNPIPKSYTFGLKVTL; encoded by the coding sequence ATGAAAAAACTAATTAAATGTTATGATGAGTTATTTAGTTTCCATCTAAGGAAATTATTTCGAATCATAAAGCTAACCTGCTTTGTCGTTATGTTGACGTCACTTCAATTGTCAGCAACGCCTAGTTTCGCACTAACTGAAACAACTTTTACAGTAGTGAAGTCAAGTCTTTCAGATTTTTTCGACTTTTTGGAGGAAACAACAGAATACAAAGTCTTTTATGACGCAAGTGAAATTGATTTGTCAAAAGAAGTAGACTTGATAAAATCGGATGCTCCTATTGAGAAGGTATTAGAAGTTGCTTTTAATGGAACAAGTTACACCTACGAATTGGTTGATAGACATGTTATTATAAAAAATAATAAGAAGGGTAATTTGCAGGATAAAAGCAGTATGCAAAATACATCGGTTAACGGAAACGTTGTCGATTCAAAAGGCTTGTCTCTTCCTGGAGTAACAATTATAAAAAAGGGAACAACCGAAGGAACCGTTAGTAATATAGATGGGGATTATACCTTAGCTAATATTTCAGAAGGTGATGTTCTTGTATTTTCTTTTGTCGGAATGATTTCAAAGGAGATTAAGATTACAAATCAAAATGAAATCAATGTAACTTTGGACTATGATGCGATTGGACTTGAGGAAGTTATCGCTATTGGTTATGGCGTTCAGAAAAAGGCAAACATGACTGGAGCTGTATCTATGGTGGCAAACGAAGCTATAGAAAGGCGTCCCGTGCAGAATGCCGCGCAAGCTTTACAAGGACAAGTTCCCGGTTTGGTTATTTCACAGTCAAGCGGAATTCCTGGGGCAGAGGGGCTTAATATGACTATTCGAGGCCTTAATTCATTTGGTAGTGGTAATTCGCCACTTGTTTTAATTGATGGTGTTGAAGGAAATTTAGCCGATTTGGATCCAAGTGTGATCGAATCTGTAAATGTACTTAAAGATGCATCGTCGGCAGCAATATATGGATTAAAAGCTGCAAATGGTGTTCTTCTTATTCAAACTAAAACCGGTGGAAAAGATGAAATTACTGTAAGTTATGAAGGAAGTTACGCAATTAGTAAACCGACCATGCTTCCTGAAATGATAACTAACTCTGTGGATTATATGAATTTATATAACCGCTCTCTTATAAATTCACAAGGATCTGCTACTGGTGGTTACCCTGATGAAGTTATTCAGGCATATGGCAATGCAAATGGCAATCCTTTGTATCCTAATACCGATTGGACAAACCTAGTTTTAAAAAATGGGAGTGTGAAACGCCAAAATATTGGAATTAATGGAACTTCTGGTAAAACAAGCTATAATCTTTCAGTTAGTAGTTGGAATCAGGAAGGTATGGTTGTAGAAACAGATTACAACAAGTACAATTTCTTTATGAATTTTAAAACGGCCGTTACCGATAAAATTGATGTTGGAGGAAGCTTTATGGGATTATCCTCAGATAGAAAAGGTCCTGACGGAGATTGGGGAAGTTCATTATTGGAAACATGGCGGGCTCGTCCAACTTGGGGGCCTTATACAGCAGATGGAAGTGGACATTACGCAGGTAAGGCATTTTCAGGATCTACCAATGATCCTGACGGACTTATTTTTGATGAAGGCTTTACACGTGAAAACCCAATGATATCAATATATGGAGAAAATGGTTTTAGTGAAGAGAAATACAATTTTAATGGGAACCTGTTTGCTAAAATATCATTACTTGATAATCTGGTGTTTGAAGCTAAAGGTGCATATAAGTTTGATTTTACCCGTTCAAAAAATCAAGAACTACAGCAAGACGAATATAATTTTCGCACTGGTGAATACAACCGTACAACACGTGATCCATCCCGAATAGATGTAGGTAATTCTTATTCTAAGTTAGTGACATTCTTTTCAACATTAACTTATAATGCTTCAATCCAAAATCATGACTTCAAAATAATGGCTGGGTATAGTCAGGAGGAAAGAAAATATGAATTTACAAATTCTACCCGCTTTGGAGTAGCTAGTAAAATACTCACTGAGTTAAATGGAGCAGGAACAGACAACCAGCTTACATCAGGAACAACAACCGAGAGTAGTGTGCGAAGTGGGTTTTCTCGTTTTAATTATGCATTAAACGATAAATACCTTTTCGAAGTAAATTTACGTGTTGATGCCAGTAGTAAATTTGCAGAAGGAAACCGTGTAGGTGTATTCCCATCATTATCGGTAGGTTGGCGATTAGAGAGCGAGCCTTTTATTCAGAAATTTGATTTCATTCATCAATTGAAATTACGTGCATCATGGGGACAGCTTGGTAACGATGGTAGCAATAATTATCCTTATCAGTCGCGTTATGCTTTTGGTAATTATGATGCTGGAAACTATGTAAGTACACATACCTCAGGTTCTCATGGCTATCCATTTGGATCAAGTATAACATCGGGTGTTGTACTTGAGAATTTGACAAATGCTGATATCACATGGGAAACTACAACGATAACCGATATTGGGCTTGATTTTAGTACTACAAATGGTTTGTTTACAGCTAATGTTGACTATTATAAGAAAGTAACAACTGATATTTTACGCCAGTTACAAGTTTCTATTGGATCTGGAACAGGTGGACCGCAGGTAAACAGTGGTGAAATGAAAAATGAGGGATGGGATATTGTGTTAGGCCATAACAACAAAATTGGAGAAGTTAGTTACCATTTAGGTACAAATTTTTCATGGTATAAAAACGAATTGGTAAGTTATGGGGCCGCTGAAATTGGTGATCAAACAATTAACGAGGAAGGTCAACCATATAATGATTATTACATGTGGGAAGCGGATGGATATTTTAATACTCAAGCTGATATTGACAATGCACCTACACAACCAAAAACTCCATATTTAGGAGGCATTCGTTTAAAAGATAATACAGGTGATGGTGTTGTTGATAGGGACGACCGTATCCATATCGACGGAAAACATCCGGATTTATTATATGGTGTAAACCTATCGGCAAAATACAAAAACTTTGAACTTGGTACATTTTGGCAAGGAGTTGTAGGTAAAAAGACATATCGCTGGAACCATGGTGTTGAGCCATTTAACCAAGATGGTAATACACCAAAAGTATGGTTTACTGATTCTTGGACTGCTGATAATACAAATGCCAAACTACCTGCAGTTTATAATGAGTCCCTTAGTAATTATAGCGCATCAAACTATACCAATTCATTTTGGTTACAGAATACTTCTTATTTCAGAATGAAAAACATAACGTTATCTTATTCGATTCCAAAAAGTATTGTTGAACGAATTAAATTAAAAAGTGCACTCTTGTATTTCTCGGGAGATAACCTTTTAACCTTTTCAGATGATAACATTTTTGATGTTGACCCGGAAATTAATAATTCATTTACCAATCCAATACCAAAGTCATACACTTTTGGTTTAAAAGTCACTTTATAA
- a CDS encoding FecR family protein produces the protein MDKEKLIRKILNGESISDSKELLDWVNQSKSNEKEYIRYKNVWALLQRGKEMSNDTIAEGFLNVKSNAIVFRKRNVFKIYSIIKYAAIILVALLSGYLFNTIQLKSEIVMNEIAVPKGNRTSVFLSDGTKVWLSNGTKLIYPEKFNGKIRNVELQGEGFFEVAHDTKHPFVVTIGNNRVKVLGTKFSVHAYPDDNEVRVDLITGKVQFDFKSDLNAKICDHYILKPSHRIVFNKTTRNISDSHLKDNFHNYWMNGIYEFEEESFASLAKKIERIYNVQIIFEDESLKNRRFTGTFKIDDNVYTLMEVFESASGKAFSYRQERDRIFIERTNKKNVKESS, from the coding sequence ATGGATAAGGAAAAACTAATAAGGAAAATTTTAAATGGTGAATCAATAAGTGATTCAAAAGAACTTCTTGATTGGGTAAACCAGTCGAAAAGCAATGAAAAAGAGTACATACGTTATAAAAACGTTTGGGCTTTATTGCAAAGAGGGAAAGAAATGAGTAACGATACAATAGCAGAGGGATTTCTGAATGTTAAAAGTAATGCAATCGTTTTTCGAAAACGAAATGTATTCAAAATTTATAGTATTATAAAGTATGCAGCAATTATTCTAGTAGCACTTCTAAGTGGTTATTTATTTAATACTATTCAATTAAAATCAGAGATAGTAATGAATGAAATTGCAGTTCCTAAAGGGAATAGAACGTCAGTTTTTCTATCTGATGGAACCAAGGTATGGTTAAGTAATGGTACAAAGCTTATTTATCCTGAGAAATTTAATGGTAAAATCCGTAATGTGGAATTGCAGGGAGAAGGATTCTTTGAAGTTGCTCATGATACGAAACATCCATTTGTAGTTACTATTGGCAATAATCGGGTTAAGGTGCTTGGAACAAAGTTTAGCGTACACGCTTATCCTGATGACAATGAGGTTAGAGTAGATCTAATTACTGGAAAAGTTCAATTCGATTTTAAATCTGATTTGAATGCCAAGATTTGCGATCATTATATCCTAAAACCATCACATCGAATTGTATTTAATAAAACCACTCGAAATATCTCAGATTCGCACTTGAAGGATAATTTCCATAATTATTGGATGAATGGGATTTATGAGTTTGAAGAAGAGAGTTTTGCTTCTTTAGCGAAAAAAATCGAGCGAATTTATAATGTCCAGATCATATTTGAAGATGAATCATTAAAAAACCGTCGTTTTACGGGGACATTTAAGATTGACGATAATGTTTACACCCTAATGGAGGTATTTGAGAGTGCATCAGGTAAAGCGTTCTCATATCGACAAGAAAGAGATCGGATTTTTATTGAACGTACGAATAAAAAAAATGTAAAGGAGTCAAGTTAA
- a CDS encoding RNA polymerase sigma-70 factor, which yields MVSLSDEVIVLFNKKKESAFELVFNMYYPRLVYFAKEYVSYDDAKNLVQDAFITLWNKKPEFGSESQLRSYLYLTVKNNCLMHLRHEKVRDSYNNQVAKQQQNQIFQVALENIDTSELILNEINAIVDATVEVLPPRCREIFVLSRFEGKKNQEVAEELNISLKSVEAQITKALKIFKKALIDYLPLLISFLVIGK from the coding sequence ATGGTTTCTTTGTCAGATGAGGTAATTGTTTTGTTTAATAAAAAAAAAGAATCCGCATTTGAATTAGTTTTCAATATGTATTATCCTCGTTTGGTGTATTTTGCCAAGGAATACGTTTCTTATGATGATGCGAAAAATTTGGTGCAAGATGCTTTCATCACATTATGGAATAAGAAACCAGAGTTTGGCAGTGAATCTCAGCTACGTAGCTATCTTTATCTTACCGTGAAAAATAATTGTCTGATGCATCTAAGGCATGAGAAAGTAAGAGACAGTTATAATAATCAAGTAGCAAAACAACAACAGAATCAAATTTTTCAGGTAGCCCTTGAGAATATCGATACTTCGGAACTTATTTTGAATGAAATAAACGCAATTGTTGACGCAACTGTTGAAGTATTGCCACCTCGATGTCGGGAAATATTTGTCTTAAGTCGATTTGAAGGGAAAAAAAATCAAGAGGTTGCGGAAGAATTGAATATCTCTCTTAAATCGGTTGAAGCCCAAATTACAAAAGCTCTAAAAATATTTAAGAAGGCTTTGATAGACTATCTTCCATTACTTATTTCATTCCTGGTAATTGGTAAATAA
- a CDS encoding alpha-L-fucosidase, producing MNKYIAILLVSIITGCNLKSKQAEEVKPKYTADWESLKQFEVPEWYKDVKFGIYFHWGPYSVPAHETEWYSMRMYQKDSPIRKYHEDTYGDLKEFGYKDFIPMFTAEKFNADEWAKLFKDAGAQFAGPVAEHADGFAMWDSELTKWDAKDMGPKRDIVGEMAKAVRKQNMKFIATYHRHWLYAWYPTWDENTDAGDPQYEGLYGPYVPEGSFVMATGDYPNPPKEAFNQEWLDRLNELMDKYEPDIIWFDNKMDIIGEEYRKQFLANYYNNGEKWGKEVVCTYKFHDMAEGSAVLDLERSRMSEKKDFTWLTDDSIDWKAWCDISDPKYKSTNRLIDFLVDVVSKNGAVLLNVTPRANGEIPEGVKTRLLEMGDWFNVNKEAIYGTRTWKAYGEGPQEIVEGHLSEDKNADAVAEDIRFTSKDGNLYAIALAWPGEKMLVRSFAKSKGLLDSEIKNVSMLGSSETLTWKMTDAGLLVDLPAERPCDHAFSLKIELK from the coding sequence ATGAATAAGTACATAGCAATCCTGCTGGTTAGTATAATTACGGGATGTAATTTAAAATCGAAGCAAGCGGAAGAAGTAAAGCCAAAATACACTGCCGATTGGGAATCATTAAAGCAGTTCGAAGTGCCGGAATGGTACAAGGATGTTAAATTCGGAATTTATTTTCATTGGGGACCTTATTCGGTACCAGCACATGAAACAGAATGGTACTCCATGCGCATGTATCAGAAAGATAGTCCAATTCGCAAGTATCATGAAGACACTTATGGCGATTTGAAAGAATTTGGGTACAAGGACTTTATCCCAATGTTTACAGCTGAAAAATTTAATGCTGACGAGTGGGCTAAGTTATTTAAAGATGCCGGAGCTCAGTTCGCTGGACCGGTTGCCGAACATGCAGATGGTTTTGCCATGTGGGACAGCGAGTTAACAAAATGGGATGCAAAAGACATGGGTCCTAAGCGTGATATTGTTGGTGAGATGGCAAAAGCGGTTCGTAAACAAAACATGAAGTTTATTGCCACCTATCATCGTCATTGGTTGTATGCATGGTATCCAACTTGGGATGAAAATACCGATGCTGGTGATCCTCAGTACGAGGGATTGTATGGACCATACGTTCCAGAAGGTTCTTTTGTAATGGCTACCGGTGATTATCCAAATCCTCCTAAAGAAGCTTTTAATCAGGAGTGGTTGGATCGATTGAATGAGTTGATGGATAAGTATGAGCCGGATATCATTTGGTTCGACAATAAAATGGATATCATTGGTGAAGAGTATCGAAAACAATTCTTAGCTAACTATTACAATAATGGTGAGAAGTGGGGTAAGGAAGTTGTTTGTACTTACAAGTTTCATGACATGGCCGAAGGTTCTGCAGTACTCGATCTAGAAAGATCACGCATGAGCGAGAAGAAAGATTTTACCTGGTTAACCGATGATTCAATTGACTGGAAAGCTTGGTGTGATATCAGCGATCCTAAATATAAGTCGACAAACCGTTTAATTGATTTCCTTGTGGATGTGGTGAGCAAGAATGGTGCAGTATTACTTAATGTTACACCAAGAGCCAACGGAGAAATTCCAGAAGGAGTTAAAACGCGCTTGTTGGAAATGGGTGATTGGTTCAATGTAAATAAAGAAGCCATTTACGGAACACGTACCTGGAAAGCATATGGTGAAGGACCACAGGAAATTGTGGAAGGTCACTTGAGTGAAGACAAAAATGCAGATGCTGTTGCAGAAGACATCCGTTTCACCTCAAAGGATGGTAATTTATATGCAATTGCATTGGCTTGGCCGGGAGAGAAAATGCTGGTTCGTAGTTTTGCAAAGAGCAAAGGACTGCTAGATTCAGAAATTAAAAACGTAAGTATGCTGGGTTCTTCTGAAACTTTAACGTGGAAGATGACAGATGCTGGTTTATTAGTTGATTTGCCTGCAGAAAGACCTTGTGATCACGCTTTTTCTTTGAAAATAGAATTGAAGTAA